One Balneola sp. DNA window includes the following coding sequences:
- a CDS encoding MATE family efflux transporter — protein MNNSQKEIKKEGLKLVAIGSPIIATQLLRMGLNFTDTVMAGNLSALDLASVAIGNAIYMPIGIFCMATLIAINPIVSQFLGAREFDLIGKSARQMFWLVLMLAIPCFFLIRNLEIVMQLMGVTAEIIPIADGYLKAISWGILPLLAYAGVRYFSEGLSVTRPAMYIAAASLVLNVGANYVLMYGKLGFPQLGAVGTGYATSIINLFGAIVFIAFTASFKPFKRFNIFARTKGPEWKYIRELITVGVPNGISSSMEVLLFATVSLLMGTLSVKAAAAHQIAINVAATMFMIPFGLSMAISQRVGFSLGQGSMEKARFRGFVGIAICAGVMTLTAMLLFLAPEFIISIYTDDIEVAGVAVTLVFMAAIFQISDGLQVGAFGALRGLKDTRVPMIVNFISYWLVGFPTGYILGIYLGFGPEGLWIGLIGGLSVAAILHNYRFNKLTKIRS, from the coding sequence ATGAACAATTCCCAAAAAGAAATAAAAAAAGAAGGGCTCAAACTTGTAGCGATTGGCAGCCCTATTATTGCTACTCAGCTACTTCGCATGGGGCTTAACTTCACCGACACCGTAATGGCTGGAAACCTGTCAGCCCTTGACCTCGCCTCTGTAGCTATTGGAAATGCTATCTACATGCCTATCGGGATTTTCTGCATGGCTACCCTCATTGCCATCAACCCCATTGTATCTCAGTTTTTAGGAGCCCGTGAATTTGACCTGATTGGGAAAAGTGCCCGCCAAATGTTTTGGCTGGTTTTGATGCTGGCTATTCCATGTTTCTTCCTTATCCGAAACCTTGAGATTGTAATGCAGCTTATGGGTGTAACTGCTGAAATTATCCCCATTGCTGATGGATACCTCAAAGCGATCTCCTGGGGCATATTACCATTACTAGCCTATGCAGGTGTTCGGTATTTCAGTGAAGGATTATCAGTCACCAGACCGGCTATGTACATTGCTGCGGCCAGCTTGGTTTTAAATGTGGGTGCAAATTATGTGCTTATGTATGGGAAATTAGGTTTCCCTCAGCTTGGTGCTGTTGGAACAGGATATGCTACTTCCATCATAAACTTATTCGGGGCCATTGTATTTATTGCTTTCACGGCTTCTTTTAAACCTTTTAAGCGATTCAATATTTTTGCCCGGACTAAAGGCCCGGAGTGGAAGTACATCCGAGAGTTAATTACGGTAGGAGTTCCTAATGGGATCAGTTCTTCTATGGAGGTACTTCTTTTTGCTACGGTCAGTTTATTGATGGGGACACTCAGCGTGAAGGCTGCCGCTGCTCACCAAATTGCTATAAATGTTGCGGCTACCATGTTTATGATCCCCTTTGGACTTTCCATGGCTATCTCCCAAAGAGTAGGGTTTTCTCTGGGTCAAGGTTCAATGGAAAAGGCTCGTTTTCGGGGATTTGTGGGGATTGCTATTTGTGCCGGAGTCATGACCCTCACGGCCATGCTTCTATTTCTCGCTCCGGAATTCATCATCAGTATTTACACCGATGACATCGAAGTAGCGGGAGTTGCTGTTACGCTGGTTTTTATGGCCGCTATATTCCAAATCTCTGATGGACTTCAGGTAGGAGCATTCGGTGCTCTTCGCGGATTAAAAGATACGCGCGTTCCCATGATTGTGAATTTCATCTCCTACTGGCTCGTTGGCTTCCCAACGGGATATATTCTTGGAATTTATCTTGGCTTTGGTCCTGAAGGATTATGGATTGGGTTGATTGGAGGGCTTTCTGTCGCCGCTATCTTGCATAATTATCGATTCAATAAACTCACGAAAATCAGATCCTAA
- a CDS encoding oxidoreductase, with protein MKKAKTDIPVVIVGGGPVGLFLAISLLKKGIKCRVLEKRKEPVPDSRSLGIHPVSLELFDELGITEPFLREGLIIKKGLALTADKSLGEISFEDCPPPHNYILACPQFTTEKILRKELYKLDNQALVLGAEFEFLNEMDDHIEVVYSTDEQASQRLRGAFLIGCDGKNSSVRQHASIHYSGKRYDDTYIMGDFEDTTDFGPDAAVFLLKNGLIECFPLPNGMRRWVVKTDHYHSDPTQLQLAELVSNRIGYNLTNIKSTMLSSFGVQHFMAENFCKGRVVLAGDAAHVVSPIGGQGMNLGWLDCKELATSLEDITNYRGAKSSEYAFQKLLSYSKKQRKIASKVAKRAEINMALGRKSNFPFLRNVFIKGMLHSPFKTKVAELFTMRGLSSWWI; from the coding sequence ATGAAAAAAGCTAAAACTGACATACCGGTTGTCATTGTAGGAGGAGGCCCGGTTGGACTATTTCTTGCCATAAGTTTGCTGAAAAAGGGAATTAAATGCAGAGTCTTGGAAAAGCGTAAAGAGCCCGTTCCTGATTCTCGTTCACTTGGTATTCATCCTGTTTCATTGGAGCTTTTTGATGAACTTGGCATCACCGAACCTTTCTTACGCGAAGGCTTAATAATTAAAAAAGGCCTCGCTTTAACTGCAGATAAAAGCTTAGGTGAAATTTCTTTTGAAGATTGCCCGCCACCCCACAACTACATCTTAGCTTGCCCCCAGTTCACCACCGAAAAAATTCTACGAAAAGAACTTTATAAGCTTGATAACCAGGCTCTTGTTCTTGGGGCTGAATTCGAGTTTTTGAATGAAATGGATGACCACATTGAGGTGGTTTATTCTACAGATGAACAAGCAAGTCAACGTTTAAGAGGTGCTTTTTTGATAGGTTGTGACGGTAAGAATAGCTCAGTCCGCCAACATGCTTCTATTCATTATTCCGGCAAAAGATATGATGACACCTATATTATGGGTGATTTTGAAGACACCACTGATTTTGGGCCTGATGCTGCAGTCTTCCTATTAAAAAATGGACTCATCGAATGTTTCCCGCTTCCAAATGGCATGCGCCGCTGGGTTGTTAAAACAGACCACTATCATTCTGACCCAACACAACTCCAATTAGCTGAATTAGTCAGCAATAGAATTGGGTATAACCTCACTAATATAAAAAGCACGATGCTGAGTAGTTTTGGTGTTCAGCATTTTATGGCAGAAAATTTCTGCAAGGGCAGGGTTGTTCTTGCAGGTGATGCTGCTCATGTGGTTAGTCCCATAGGAGGTCAAGGAATGAATCTTGGCTGGCTTGACTGCAAAGAGTTAGCAACCTCCCTCGAAGATATCACGAATTATAGGGGGGCAAAATCTTCGGAATACGCTTTCCAAAAGCTACTGTCTTATTCAAAAAAACAGCGAAAAATCGCTTCGAAAGTAGCGAAACGGGCTGAAATCAATATGGCTCTTGGAAGAAAGTCTAACTTTCCGTTTTTGAGGAATGTATTTATAAAGGGAATGCTGCATTCACCTTTTAAAACTAAGGTAGCTGAACTCTTTACTATGCGTGGCCTGAGCAGCTGGTGGATTTAA
- a CDS encoding type III polyketide synthase, whose product MPVFIHDIATSVPPFFSDQQHIREVMKKHIGTDRKSEAIIHRIYTQSGIEKRHSVVQDFEPNKYGQLFFNGQVKSDPGTAARNKVYEKESKKLFVDVARKLLADNPHISSNEITHVITVSCTGFYAPGPDYEIVKALKLKPSTERFHVGFMGCYAAFPAMKMAKSFCISDPDAVVLVVSAELCTLHFQFKNDVDNLLSGSVFADGAGGMIVSSKQPKKQAFEISKFASSLAPKGEKDMAWTIGDSGFDMILSTYVPDIIQENLETVIKPLYHEYGITNDDINHWALHPGGRSILDKIESNLELKPNQISASREVLAEYGNMSSATILFVLKKLMQSDLQPEQRILSMAFGPGLTIESGLFSVHHPQSL is encoded by the coding sequence ATGCCCGTTTTCATTCATGACATAGCGACTTCGGTTCCCCCATTTTTCAGTGATCAGCAGCATATTCGCGAGGTCATGAAGAAGCATATCGGCACGGATCGGAAATCTGAAGCTATAATCCACCGCATTTATACTCAATCCGGAATTGAGAAACGCCATTCTGTAGTACAAGATTTTGAACCCAACAAATACGGGCAGTTATTCTTCAACGGACAGGTTAAAAGTGACCCCGGAACAGCAGCCCGAAACAAGGTTTATGAGAAAGAATCAAAAAAGCTGTTTGTAGATGTGGCTCGAAAGCTTCTCGCTGATAACCCACACATTTCTTCGAATGAAATTACCCATGTAATTACCGTTTCCTGTACCGGTTTTTATGCTCCCGGCCCGGATTATGAAATCGTAAAAGCCCTGAAACTAAAACCTTCTACAGAACGCTTTCACGTCGGTTTTATGGGCTGTTATGCCGCTTTTCCGGCTATGAAAATGGCTAAATCATTTTGTATTTCTGATCCAGATGCTGTGGTATTAGTCGTTAGTGCTGAACTATGTACCCTGCATTTTCAATTCAAGAATGATGTCGATAATCTACTTTCCGGATCTGTTTTTGCTGATGGTGCCGGGGGGATGATTGTCTCTTCAAAACAGCCCAAGAAGCAAGCGTTTGAAATCAGCAAGTTTGCTTCCTCTCTCGCCCCAAAAGGCGAAAAAGATATGGCCTGGACCATCGGTGATTCCGGCTTCGACATGATATTATCGACCTATGTTCCAGATATCATACAGGAAAACCTGGAGACCGTTATCAAACCGCTCTATCATGAATACGGAATAACGAATGATGACATCAACCATTGGGCCCTTCACCCCGGCGGACGCTCAATCCTTGACAAAATTGAGAGCAATCTTGAGTTGAAGCCAAACCAAATTTCAGCTTCCCGCGAGGTGCTTGCCGAATATGGAAATATGAGCAGCGCTACTATACTATTTGTGCTAAAGAAACTAATGCAGTCTGATTTGCAGCCCGAACAACGCATTTTATCAATGGCTTTCGGTCCCGGACTAACCATTGAAAGCGGTCTTTTTAGTGTTCATCATCCCCAGTCTTTGTAG